The following proteins are co-located in the Thermoanaerobaculum aquaticum genome:
- a CDS encoding efflux RND transporter periplasmic adaptor subunit: MKNKTKAILGVVSVVVIAAFVWSLAGKKTGEAARFLTAPVTRGTVIQSVTTTGTLEALTTVKVGSQVSGIIAEIHADFNDRVKKGQVLAVLDPTPFVAAVNQTKAQLERARIQALDAEAKYKRQQALFEAKLVSEDQLETARAAYHQALAQVTELEAALERAETNYRYSVIRAPIDGVVVSRDYDVGQTVAASFQAPTLFTIAEDLTRMRLTCDVSEADIGQVKVGQTVLFSVDSYPEKQFTGRVAQIRLSPKITNNVVTYPVVVEVENNEGLLLPGMTAEVHIQVAKAEDVLRIPASALRFRPEMLGLAVGSNRANGNAPAQRREPGRGSDRGGASSRREPRPAGGGTEDKLATVYLPGEKPSDPLRPVRFMPGLTDGQYVEVRGGELAEGQQVVVGLATAQAEEAGGLAGMTRMGPPRR, from the coding sequence GTGAAAAACAAAACGAAAGCCATACTGGGTGTGGTCAGCGTTGTGGTCATTGCCGCGTTTGTGTGGAGCTTGGCGGGAAAAAAGACAGGAGAAGCCGCGCGTTTCCTTACCGCTCCGGTAACTCGAGGGACGGTGATTCAGTCGGTCACCACCACCGGCACCCTGGAAGCCCTCACCACCGTAAAGGTGGGTTCGCAGGTTTCCGGCATCATTGCGGAAATCCATGCGGACTTTAACGATCGGGTGAAGAAAGGGCAGGTGCTGGCGGTTTTGGACCCCACCCCGTTTGTGGCCGCGGTGAACCAGACCAAGGCCCAGCTGGAGAGGGCCCGCATCCAGGCTCTGGATGCGGAAGCCAAGTACAAGAGGCAGCAAGCCCTCTTTGAGGCCAAGCTGGTTTCCGAAGACCAGCTGGAAACCGCCCGCGCCGCTTACCACCAGGCTTTGGCGCAGGTCACCGAGCTGGAAGCCGCTCTGGAGCGGGCAGAAACCAACTACCGCTACTCGGTAATTCGCGCTCCCATTGACGGCGTGGTGGTTTCCCGGGACTACGACGTGGGGCAAACCGTGGCCGCTTCTTTCCAGGCCCCGACGCTTTTCACCATTGCCGAGGACCTCACGCGCATGCGCCTGACCTGCGACGTCTCGGAAGCCGACATCGGTCAGGTGAAGGTGGGCCAAACCGTGCTCTTTTCCGTGGACTCCTATCCGGAAAAGCAGTTCACCGGTCGCGTGGCGCAAATCCGCCTTTCCCCCAAGATCACCAACAACGTGGTCACCTACCCGGTGGTGGTGGAGGTTGAAAACAACGAGGGTCTGCTTTTGCCGGGGATGACCGCAGAGGTCCACATTCAAGTGGCCAAGGCCGAAGACGTGCTCCGCATTCCCGCTTCCGCCCTGCGCTTCCGGCCGGAAATGCTGGGGCTGGCGGTAGGGAGCAACCGGGCCAACGGAAACGCGCCCGCCCAGCGCCGGGAACCCGGGAGGGGCTCTGACCGGGGTGGGGCCTCCTCGCGCCGCGAGCCCCGGCCAGCAGGTGGCGGGACTGAGGACAAGCTGGCCACCGTGTATTTGCCTGGTGAAAAGCCCAGCGACCCGCTGCGCCCGGTGCGCTTCATGCCAGGCCTCACCGATGGCCAGTACGTGGAGGTGCGGGGCGGGGAGTTGGCCGAAGGGCAACAGGTGGTGGTGGGCTTGGCCACCGCCCAAGCCGAAGAAGCCGGTGGACTGGCCGGTATGACGCGTATGGGTCCCCCCCGGCGGTAG